The following coding sequences are from one Archocentrus centrarchus isolate MPI-CPG fArcCen1 chromosome 4, fArcCen1, whole genome shotgun sequence window:
- the lim2.2 gene encoding lens intrinsic membrane protein 2.2 gives MLYTLAGGGTLCGVAALVLLIVSTATDFWMQYRYSGSSANQGLWRFCINHKCHAHTITVAFWDATRAFMLLAVLSCFAGVVLGLSAFTNGTKNRRVRTGGIALVLSGFLALLALAIYTGVTVTFFGKRFLDWRFSWSYIIGWVAIILAFAAGVFQLCAYQRTTAEPAPSNNPDS, from the exons ATGCTGTATACTTTAGCAGGAGGAGGCACACTCTGTGGTGTTGCCGCCCTCGTGCTTCTCATAGTTTCTACAGCAACGGACTTCTGGATGCAGTATCGATACTCTGGTAGCTCGGCCAATCAGGGGCTTTGGAGGTTCTGCATCAACCACAAATGCCATGCCCACACCATAACTGTAG ctttcTGGGATGCCACACGGGCCTTCATGCTGCTGGCTGTGCTGAGCTGTTTCGCCGGCGTGGTGCTCGGGCTGAGCGCCTTCACTAATGGCACcaagaacaggagagtccgcACAGGTGGCATCGCCCTCGTCCTGTCAG GTTTTCTCGCTCTGCTGGCTTTGGCAATTTACACCGGTGTGACTGTTACCTTCTTTGGCAAACGCTTCTTGGACTGGCGCTTTTCCTGGTCCTACATCATAGGCTGGGTTGCCATCATTTTGGCCTTTGCAGcag GCGTGTTTCAGCTCTGCGCCTATCAGCGGACCACTGCAGAACCTGCTCCCTCAAATAACCCGGACAGCTGA